One stretch of Streptococcus australis DNA includes these proteins:
- the ssbA gene encoding single-stranded DNA-binding protein SsbA, with translation MINNVVLVGRMTRDAELRYTPSNVAVATFTLAVNRTFKSQNGEREADFINVVMWRQQAENLANWAKKGSLIGITGRIQTRSYDNQQGQRVYVTEVVADNFQMLESRSVREGHTGGAYSAPTASYTAPTQSVPDFSRDENPFGATNPLDISDDDLPF, from the coding sequence ATGATTAACAATGTTGTACTTGTAGGGCGTATGACACGTGACGCTGAGTTGCGTTATACCCCATCAAATGTAGCAGTTGCGACTTTTACTCTTGCAGTAAACCGTACATTCAAGAGTCAAAATGGCGAACGTGAGGCTGATTTCATCAATGTCGTTATGTGGCGCCAACAGGCTGAAAATCTTGCTAACTGGGCTAAAAAAGGCTCTCTTATCGGGATCACAGGTCGTATCCAGACTCGTAGTTACGATAACCAGCAAGGACAACGTGTCTACGTAACGGAAGTCGTGGCTGATAATTTCCAAATGTTGGAAAGCCGTAGTGTGCGTGAGGGACATACAGGTGGAGCTTATTCTGCACCAACTGCTAGTTATACAGCACCTACACAATCAGTACCAGACTTTTCACGTGATGAAAATCCATTTGGAGCAACAAATCCTTTGGATATTTCAGATGATGATTTACCATTCTAA
- the rpsF gene encoding 30S ribosomal protein S6, which produces MAKYEILYIIRPNIEEEAKNALVARFDSILTDNGATVVESKSWEKRRLAYEIQDFREGLYHIVNVEANDDAALKEFDRLSKINADILRHMIVKLDA; this is translated from the coding sequence ATGGCTAAATACGAAATTCTTTATATCATTCGTCCAAACATTGAAGAAGAAGCGAAAAACGCTTTGGTAGCACGTTTTGACTCTATCTTGACTGACAACGGTGCAACTGTTGTTGAATCAAAATCATGGGAAAAACGTCGTCTTGCATACGAAATCCAAGATTTCCGTGAAGGACTTTACCACATCGTTAACGTTGAAGCAAACGACGACGCAGCTCTTAAAGAGTTTGACCGTCTTTCAAAAATCAACGCTGACATTCTTCGTCACATGATCGTCAAACTTGACGCGTAA
- a CDS encoding MFS transporter, whose translation MFKANYRKNIGLMAGVEFFAFLGITSFWILFLSQNGMSLWQIGLLESIFHATSVICEIPSGMLADRYSYKTNLYLSRIAGIASSILMLVGQGNFWIYALAMVVSALSYNFDSGTSAAMVYDSAVEAGLKERYLSISSFMSGVAEGTRSLGTVLAGFFVHGQLHLTYYIMIATSIIVLFLTWMLKEPSIKAQKSERLTMKKIIWTVKEELQRNPSLFSWMILSQIIGTLMCMFYFYYQNQLPDLEGWQISMVMLIGSVLNIWAVYLASKIGKRYSALKLFPILVLLTGVTYLLSYIGTSLIYILIYLISNALYALFQPIFDNDLQKRLPSEVRATMLSVYSMMFSLSMIVIFPLTGWLIDSLGFVVAFLYLGLSLVMVSLLLFFVLKKMARAL comes from the coding sequence ATGTTTAAAGCAAATTATCGGAAGAATATCGGTCTCATGGCTGGAGTGGAATTTTTTGCCTTTCTGGGTATTACTAGCTTTTGGATTTTATTTCTCAGTCAAAATGGGATGTCACTTTGGCAGATTGGCTTATTGGAAAGTATTTTTCATGCTACCAGTGTCATTTGTGAAATTCCTTCTGGAATGTTAGCTGACCGCTATTCATATAAAACCAACCTGTATTTAAGTCGAATAGCTGGAATTGCGTCGTCTATTCTCATGTTAGTAGGGCAAGGTAATTTTTGGATTTATGCCCTCGCGATGGTGGTGAGTGCCTTGTCTTATAATTTTGATTCGGGGACGAGTGCAGCCATGGTTTATGATTCGGCCGTGGAGGCTGGATTAAAAGAGCGCTACTTGTCTATCTCAAGTTTTATGTCAGGAGTAGCAGAAGGAACTCGGTCTTTGGGGACCGTTTTAGCGGGATTTTTTGTTCATGGTCAATTACACTTGACCTACTATATCATGATTGCCACTTCTATAATCGTTCTTTTCCTAACTTGGATGTTAAAAGAGCCTAGTATTAAAGCGCAAAAATCTGAGCGTCTGACCATGAAAAAAATTATTTGGACTGTCAAAGAGGAGTTGCAGAGAAATCCCAGTCTTTTTAGCTGGATGATTCTGTCCCAAATCATCGGAACTCTGATGTGCATGTTTTATTTTTACTATCAAAATCAACTGCCTGACTTAGAAGGTTGGCAGATTTCGATGGTCATGCTAATCGGTAGTGTTTTGAATATCTGGGCAGTTTATCTAGCGAGTAAGATTGGAAAGAGGTATTCAGCCTTAAAGCTCTTTCCAATTCTTGTACTCTTGACGGGAGTGACCTACTTGCTTTCCTACATTGGCACATCTCTAATTTATATTTTGATTTACTTGATTAGTAACGCCTTATATGCTCTCTTTCAACCGATTTTTGACAACGATTTACAAAAGCGACTCCCAAGTGAGGTACGGGCAACCATGCTAAGTGTCTACTCCATGATGTTCAGCCTGAGTATGATTGTTATTTTTCCTCTAACGGGGTGGCTGATTGATTCTCTAGGCTTTGTAGTAGCTTTCCTTTACTTGGGGCTCAGTTTAGTAATGGTGAGTCTTTTGCTATTTTTCGTTTTGAAAAAGATGGCCAGAGCTTTATAA
- the asnS gene encoding asparagine--tRNA ligase, with amino-acid sequence MTKRVTIIDVKDYVGQEVTIGAWVANKSGKGKIAFLQLRDGTAFFQGVAFKPNFIEKFGEEVGLEKFETIKHLSQETSVYVTGIVKEDERSKFGYELDITDIEVIGESQDYPITPKEHGTDFLMDNRHLWLRSRKQVAVMQIRNAIIYATYEFFDRNGFLKFDSPILSGNAAEDSTELFETDYFGTPAYLSQSGQLYLEAGAMALGRVFDFGPVFRAEKSKTRRHLTEFWMMDAEYSYLTHDESLDLQEAYVKALLQGVLDRAPQALETLERDTELLKRYIAEPFKRITYDQAIDLLREHENDADADYEHLEHGDDFGSPHETWISNHFGVPTFVMNYPAAIKAFYMKPVPGNPERVLCADLLAPEGYGEIIGGSMREEDYDALVAKMDELGMDRTEYEFYLDLRKYGTVPHGGFGIGIERMVTFAAGTKHIREAIPFPRMLHRIKP; translated from the coding sequence ATGACAAAACGTGTAACAATTATCGATGTAAAAGACTACGTTGGTCAAGAAGTGACCATCGGAGCCTGGGTTGCCAACAAATCAGGAAAAGGGAAAATTGCCTTCTTGCAATTGCGTGACGGAACAGCCTTTTTCCAAGGAGTCGCCTTCAAACCAAACTTTATTGAAAAATTTGGTGAAGAGGTAGGCCTTGAAAAATTTGAAACGATCAAACACTTGAGCCAAGAGACTTCTGTTTATGTGACAGGGATTGTCAAAGAAGATGAGCGTTCTAAGTTTGGCTATGAGCTCGATATCACAGACATCGAAGTCATCGGTGAATCACAAGATTACCCAATCACTCCAAAAGAACATGGAACAGACTTCTTGATGGACAACCGTCACTTGTGGCTCCGTTCTCGTAAGCAAGTAGCAGTCATGCAAATCCGTAACGCTATCATCTATGCAACCTATGAGTTCTTTGACAGGAATGGTTTCTTGAAATTTGATAGCCCAATTCTTTCAGGAAATGCGGCAGAAGACTCAACAGAACTCTTTGAAACTGACTACTTCGGAACCCCAGCCTATTTGAGCCAGTCAGGTCAGCTTTATCTTGAAGCGGGTGCAATGGCTCTTGGTCGCGTATTTGACTTTGGTCCAGTATTCCGTGCTGAAAAATCAAAAACGCGCCGTCACTTGACTGAGTTCTGGATGATGGATGCGGAGTATTCTTACTTGACACATGACGAGTCACTTGACTTGCAAGAAGCCTATGTTAAAGCCCTTCTCCAAGGTGTTTTGGATCGTGCACCACAAGCCTTGGAAACCTTGGAACGTGATACAGAACTCTTGAAACGCTACATTGCAGAGCCATTCAAACGCATCACTTATGATCAAGCCATTGACCTCTTGCGAGAGCATGAAAACGATGCTGATGCTGACTACGAGCATTTGGAACATGGAGATGACTTCGGTTCACCACACGAAACTTGGATTTCGAACCACTTTGGTGTGCCAACATTTGTCATGAACTACCCAGCAGCTATCAAGGCCTTCTACATGAAACCAGTTCCTGGAAATCCAGAGCGCGTGCTTTGTGCTGACTTGCTAGCACCAGAAGGCTATGGAGAAATCATCGGTGGTTCCATGCGTGAGGAAGATTACGATGCCCTTGTCGCTAAGATGGATGAACTTGGTATGGATCGTACAGAGTACGAATTCTATCTTGACCTTCGTAAATACGGTACTGTTCCACACGGTGGATTTGGTATCGGTATCGAGCGTATGGTAACCTTTGCAGCTGGAACAAAACACATCCGTGAAGCGATTCCATTCCCACGTATGTTGCACCGTATCAAACCATAA
- a CDS encoding pyridoxal phosphate-dependent aminotransferase translates to MKLSKRVLEMEESVTLASDARAKALKAQGKDVLFLTLGQPDFHTPENIQDAAVEAIRDGRASFYTVASGLPDLKAAVNTYFERYYGYSVAANEVTFATGAKFSLYTFFMAVVNPGDEVIIPTPYWVSYGDQVKMAEGVPVFVQAKEDNHFKVTVEQLEAARTDKTKVLVLNSPSNPTGMIYTRDELLAIGNWAVEHDILILADDIYGRLVYNGNEFVPISSLSEAIRKQTIVINGVSKAYAMTGWRVGYAVGNPEIIAAMSKLTGQTTSNLTAVSQYATIEALTGPQDSVETMRQAFEERLNTIYPLLCQVPGFEVVKPQGAFYLFPNVKKAMEMKGYTDVTDFTTAILEEVGLALITGAGFGAPENVRLSYATDLDTLKEAIRRLHQFMEK, encoded by the coding sequence ATGAAACTATCCAAGCGTGTACTAGAAATGGAAGAAAGTGTCACTCTAGCCAGTGATGCAAGAGCCAAAGCATTAAAAGCTCAAGGAAAAGATGTTCTTTTCTTAACCTTGGGACAGCCAGATTTTCATACTCCTGAAAATATTCAGGATGCGGCGGTGGAAGCGATTCGTGATGGTCGAGCTTCCTTTTATACAGTTGCTTCAGGTCTACCAGACTTAAAGGCAGCGGTTAATACCTATTTTGAACGCTACTATGGCTATTCCGTAGCAGCCAACGAGGTTACCTTTGCCACAGGTGCTAAGTTCTCTCTCTATACCTTTTTTATGGCTGTGGTCAATCCAGGTGATGAGGTCATCATCCCTACACCATACTGGGTCAGTTATGGAGACCAAGTCAAGATGGCAGAAGGTGTGCCGGTCTTTGTCCAAGCCAAGGAAGACAATCACTTTAAAGTAACAGTCGAGCAGCTTGAAGCGGCCCGAACAGATAAGACCAAGGTCTTGGTTCTCAATTCGCCATCGAATCCGACCGGTATGATTTACACTCGTGACGAATTGCTAGCCATCGGAAATTGGGCTGTGGAACATGATATTCTCATCCTAGCAGATGATATCTACGGACGTCTGGTTTATAACGGAAATGAATTTGTTCCAATTTCTAGTCTGTCAGAAGCGATTCGCAAGCAAACTATTGTTATCAACGGTGTCTCTAAGGCTTATGCCATGACTGGTTGGCGGGTAGGTTATGCAGTAGGAAATCCAGAGATTATTGCTGCTATGAGCAAGCTAACAGGTCAAACAACCTCAAACCTGACTGCTGTATCACAATATGCTACCATTGAAGCCTTAACTGGACCACAAGACTCTGTCGAAACTATGCGCCAAGCATTTGAGGAACGTTTGAATACCATTTATCCTCTCTTGTGCCAAGTGCCAGGATTTGAAGTTGTCAAGCCTCAAGGAGCTTTCTATCTTTTCCCAAATGTTAAAAAAGCGATGGAGATGAAGGGCTATACCGATGTGACGGACTTTACAACGGCTATTCTTGAGGAAGTCGGTCTTGCCTTGATTACAGGAGCAGGATTTGGAGCACCAGAAAATGTTCGTCTCAGCTATGCCACAGACTTGGATACTTTGAAAGAAGCTATTCGCCGTTTGCATCAATTTATGGAAAAATAA
- a CDS encoding cell wall elongation regulator TseB-like domain-containing protein: protein MKLRQKKAKNKLLIQYGIGISLVLLVLTGSFLYLISLSMKPYQDARVEGEKLAKQYAELEKADQVDFFNGSEAYYSLLGHNKKQEAIAVLIEKNDHKIYVYQLDKGISQDKAATISREKGASDIDKVTFGRYQDKPIWEVKSGNQYYLVDFETGAVIQ, encoded by the coding sequence GTGAAACTAAGACAGAAAAAAGCAAAAAACAAGCTACTTATACAATACGGAATCGGCATTTCTTTGGTGCTACTAGTGCTGACTGGATCCTTTCTTTACCTGATTTCCCTCAGCATGAAACCCTATCAAGATGCTAGGGTTGAGGGAGAAAAACTGGCCAAGCAGTATGCAGAATTAGAAAAAGCAGATCAGGTTGATTTTTTTAATGGTTCGGAAGCTTATTACAGCCTTCTGGGGCATAATAAAAAGCAAGAGGCCATTGCCGTGCTAATCGAAAAGAATGACCACAAGATTTACGTTTATCAGCTAGATAAGGGGATTTCTCAAGACAAGGCGGCGACGATTTCGAGGGAAAAAGGAGCTAGCGACATTGACAAAGTCACCTTTGGTCGCTATCAGGACAAGCCGATTTGGGAAGTTAAGTCTGGAAACCAGTACTATCTGGTGGACTTTGAAACAGGAGCAGTGATCCAATAA
- a CDS encoding MarR family winged helix-turn-helix transcriptional regulator, whose product MKQYLKEKIFQNQLDLKTAIVLNKAMRSFKPYETKAAKEHGLTPTQFSVLETLYSKGELRIQDLIEKILATSGNMTVVIRNMIRDGWISRTCDPKDRRSFFLKLTPAGRKKIEEVLPDHINSVVDAFSILEDGEKEDLIRILKKFKNL is encoded by the coding sequence ATGAAACAATATTTGAAAGAAAAAATTTTCCAAAATCAATTAGACTTGAAAACGGCTATCGTTCTCAATAAAGCGATGCGAAGTTTTAAACCTTATGAAACCAAGGCTGCCAAAGAACACGGACTAACCCCTACTCAATTTTCCGTTCTGGAGACTCTCTATAGCAAGGGAGAACTGCGCATTCAGGATTTGATTGAAAAAATTCTAGCCACTTCTGGAAACATGACTGTTGTTATTCGAAACATGATTCGAGATGGGTGGATTTCTAGAACTTGTGACCCAAAAGACCGTCGTTCTTTTTTCCTGAAACTAACACCAGCTGGACGCAAAAAAATTGAAGAGGTTCTTCCTGACCATATTAACTCTGTTGTAGATGCTTTTAGTATCTTAGAAGATGGAGAAAAAGAGGATTTGATTCGGATTTTAAAAAAATTTAAAAATTTGTGA
- a CDS encoding NADPH-dependent FMN reductase — MSKKVLFIVGSLRQGSFNHQMALEAEKALAGKVEVSYLDYSAVPLFSQDLEVPTHPAVAAAREAVLAADAIWIFSPVYNFSIPGTVKNLLDWLSRALDLTDTRSASALQDKFVTVSSVANAGHEQLFAIYKDLLPFIRTQVVGDFTAARVNDSAWADGQLVLEETTVSSLAKQADNLLAAIN; from the coding sequence ATGTCTAAAAAAGTACTATTTATCGTCGGATCACTACGCCAAGGTTCTTTCAACCACCAAATGGCCCTCGAAGCTGAAAAAGCACTTGCTGGCAAAGTGGAAGTTAGCTATCTTGATTACTCAGCTGTTCCTCTCTTCAGCCAAGATCTCGAAGTTCCAACTCATCCAGCTGTAGCTGCCGCTCGCGAAGCTGTCCTTGCAGCCGATGCCATCTGGATCTTCTCCCCAGTCTACAACTTCTCTATCCCTGGAACAGTGAAGAACTTGCTTGACTGGCTCTCGCGCGCCCTTGACTTGACAGATACACGTAGTGCTTCTGCCCTCCAAGACAAGTTTGTTACTGTCTCATCTGTAGCCAATGCAGGTCACGAGCAACTCTTTGCGATTTACAAAGACCTCTTGCCTTTTATCCGTACACAAGTCGTTGGTGACTTTACTGCCGCGCGTGTCAATGACTCTGCTTGGGCAGATGGACAATTGGTGTTAGAAGAAACAACTGTTTCATCCCTTGCCAAACAAGCTGACAACCTTCTTGCAGCCATCAATTAA